The following proteins are encoded in a genomic region of Corallococcus silvisoli:
- a CDS encoding NADH:flavin oxidoreductase/NADH oxidase: MSSKLFSPLKLRDITLRNRVVVSPMCQYSSEDGFANEWHVVHLGSRAVGGAGLILTEATAVEPEGRISPQDLGLWKDAHVEQLARINRFLHQNGAASGVQLAHAGRKASTPRPWDAGARVAPEDGGWTPFGPTTESFTEGYPVPAALDEAGIARVVKAFADAAVRAKAAGFQVIELHAAHGYLLHEFLSPLSNTRTDRYGGSFENRTRFALEVTRAVRSKWPESLPLFMRISATDWVEGGWTPEESVALARLVAKEGVDLIDCSSGGVVATAKIPVGPGYQTHLAEKVRQETGVMTGAVGMIRSAFQAEHVLVTGQADVVILARELLRDPYWPLRAAKELRADVMWPHQYERAKN, from the coding sequence ATGAGCAGCAAGCTCTTCAGCCCGTTGAAGCTGCGGGACATCACGTTGCGAAACCGTGTCGTGGTCTCGCCCATGTGCCAGTACTCGAGCGAGGACGGCTTCGCCAACGAGTGGCACGTGGTGCACCTGGGCAGCCGCGCGGTGGGCGGCGCGGGGCTCATCCTGACGGAGGCCACGGCCGTGGAGCCGGAGGGGCGCATCTCGCCGCAGGACCTGGGGTTGTGGAAGGACGCGCACGTGGAGCAGCTGGCGCGCATCAACCGCTTCCTGCACCAGAATGGGGCCGCGTCGGGCGTGCAGCTGGCGCACGCGGGGCGCAAGGCGTCCACGCCCCGGCCCTGGGACGCGGGGGCGCGGGTGGCTCCGGAGGACGGGGGCTGGACGCCGTTCGGGCCCACGACGGAGTCGTTCACGGAGGGCTATCCGGTGCCCGCGGCGCTGGATGAGGCGGGCATCGCGCGCGTCGTGAAGGCGTTCGCGGACGCGGCGGTGCGCGCGAAGGCGGCGGGGTTCCAGGTCATCGAGCTGCACGCGGCGCACGGCTACCTGCTGCATGAGTTCCTGTCGCCGCTGTCGAACACGCGGACGGACCGGTACGGCGGGTCGTTCGAGAACCGCACGCGCTTCGCGCTGGAGGTGACGCGCGCGGTGCGCTCGAAGTGGCCGGAGTCGTTGCCGCTCTTCATGCGCATCTCCGCGACGGACTGGGTGGAGGGGGGCTGGACGCCGGAGGAGTCGGTGGCGCTGGCGCGGCTGGTGGCGAAGGAGGGCGTGGACCTCATCGACTGCTCGTCGGGGGGCGTGGTGGCCACCGCGAAGATCCCGGTGGGGCCGGGCTACCAGACGCACCTGGCGGAGAAGGTGCGCCAGGAGACGGGCGTGATGACGGGCGCGGTGGGGATGATCCGCTCCGCGTTCCAGGCGGAGCACGTGCTCGTCACCGGGCAGGCGGACGTCGTCATCCTGGCCCGGGAGCTCCTGAGGGATCCGTACTGGCCGCTGCGCGCCGCGAAGGAGCTGCGCGCGGACGTGATGTGGCCGCACCAGTACGAGCGCGCGAAGAACTGA
- a CDS encoding alpha/beta fold hydrolase → MPFATKSGRRIHYEVQGRGPPLLLLHGLLQLGSHWALKGYLPALTEAYTVVTFDSLGHGRSEAPHDLEAYRLRHRVEDVLSVLDTLSIGRAQAWGYSMGGWTLCGLAAAAPERLTSYVVGGWDPVVGLPIAYAALAKQLKSSEEVDWFHVLLMGARRAPELAEAIDAGDLEALRLCLRACEDSAGQDEALVRSGRPGLLYCGEKDPYHDAMKGVAERAGAAFATIEHADHGGAWAKAPKVLPHVLPFLASTASK, encoded by the coding sequence ATGCCCTTCGCGACGAAGTCCGGCCGCCGCATCCACTACGAGGTCCAGGGACGTGGGCCTCCCCTGCTCCTCCTGCACGGCCTGCTCCAGCTGGGCTCGCACTGGGCCCTCAAGGGGTACCTGCCCGCGCTGACGGAGGCGTACACCGTGGTGACCTTCGACTCGCTGGGGCACGGGCGGAGCGAAGCGCCCCACGACCTGGAGGCCTACAGGCTGCGGCACCGGGTGGAGGACGTGCTGTCGGTGCTCGACACGCTGTCCATCGGCAGGGCCCAGGCGTGGGGCTATTCGATGGGCGGTTGGACGCTGTGCGGGCTGGCCGCCGCCGCGCCGGAGCGGCTGACGTCCTACGTGGTGGGCGGTTGGGATCCCGTCGTCGGGCTGCCCATCGCCTACGCGGCCCTGGCGAAGCAGCTCAAGTCGTCCGAGGAAGTGGATTGGTTCCACGTGCTCCTGATGGGCGCGCGGCGAGCCCCGGAGCTGGCGGAGGCCATCGACGCGGGCGACCTGGAGGCCCTGCGCCTGTGCCTGAGGGCCTGCGAGGACTCAGCGGGCCAGGATGAAGCGCTGGTCCGCTCCGGGCGACCGGGGCTCTTGTACTGCGGGGAGAAGGACCCGTACCACGACGCCATGAAGGGGGTGGCGGAGCGGGCGGGCGCGGCCTTCGCCACCATCGAACACGCGGACCATGGTGGAGCCTGGGCGAAGGCCCCCAAGGTGCTGCCGCACGTCCTGCCGTTCCTCGCGTCGACCGCGTCGAAGTGA
- a CDS encoding MBL fold metallo-hydrolase, producing the protein MLTEVQAGPYTVRGVSVGGVYTSLLVPELGVLLDAGIPIRSFAGTDRIFLSHGHADHASALGSLLGIRALVGKGPPFVYLPAEIEAPVQEALAALGRLHRMKSDIRTVPLRPGDTVKVQQDLWVRAFRTHHPVPSLGYQFLRRVAKLKAEYRELPPAEIGRRRQAGEPLFDEVERLELAYCTDTLSNVLERQPSLFDSRVLILECTFIDSERTVRDAQERAHIHLEEIAAMADRFQNEALVLMHFSQAYSPAQVHATLQARLPASLLERVRVFAPDSGRWFG; encoded by the coding sequence ATGCTGACCGAAGTGCAGGCGGGCCCCTATACCGTGCGCGGTGTGTCCGTGGGCGGCGTGTACACGTCGCTCCTGGTCCCGGAGCTGGGGGTGTTGCTGGATGCCGGCATCCCCATCCGGTCCTTCGCTGGCACCGACCGCATCTTCCTGAGCCATGGCCACGCGGACCACGCCAGCGCCCTGGGCTCGCTCCTGGGCATCCGCGCGCTCGTGGGGAAGGGGCCTCCGTTCGTCTACCTTCCGGCGGAGATCGAAGCGCCCGTGCAGGAGGCGCTCGCGGCCCTGGGGCGGCTGCACCGCATGAAGTCGGACATCCGCACCGTTCCCCTGCGGCCCGGCGACACCGTGAAGGTGCAGCAGGACCTGTGGGTGCGCGCCTTTCGCACGCACCACCCCGTGCCCTCGCTGGGCTACCAGTTCCTCCGCCGCGTCGCCAAGCTCAAGGCCGAGTACCGCGAGCTGCCTCCAGCGGAGATCGGCCGCCGGAGGCAGGCCGGTGAGCCCCTGTTCGATGAAGTCGAGCGCCTGGAGCTGGCCTACTGCACCGACACGCTCTCCAATGTATTGGAGCGCCAGCCGTCCCTGTTCGACAGCCGCGTGCTCATCCTGGAGTGCACGTTCATTGACTCGGAGCGCACCGTGCGCGACGCGCAGGAGCGGGCGCACATCCACCTGGAGGAGATCGCCGCCATGGCCGACCGCTTCCAGAACGAGGCCCTGGTCCTGATGCACTTCAGTCAGGCTTACAGCCCCGCGCAGGTCCATGCGACCCTCCAGGCCCGCCTCCCCGCCTCACTCCTGGAGCGCGTGCGAGTCTTCGCGCCTGACTCCGGCCGCTGGTTCGGTTGA
- a CDS encoding DUF4139 domain-containing protein, translating to MRTSILLPLVKVTVLEDRALIERTGEVTLPPGPCRLAVDGLPAVAVDRSLQAKLSGGVVTQASLRRSMRAVLPEALREHATELARRAFEREQELERAQAEVGRLETRRDLLEAARTEVFRAISERTGAGEADPTRWKEQLETLRKEQAATDDTLWQARRSAARLQRQHEQETREVLARTAPAEPTVDVRAELDVSHATGGPVTLTLTYLVPCAAWRPAYRAALSLADEGSTVALECEAVVWQNTGEAWKDVTLAFSTARPTLGATPPRLEEDWLSLRDKTAREKQVVEVSVREESIQTTGEAGTSKAADALPGMDDGGAPVTLSTPHKVTVPSDGEAHRVALFAFTAPATSELVACPEQSPLVHRVARFANTGPTVLMAGPVDLVRSKGYVGRAQLKFAGRGERVKLGFGSEDSLRVSRQAESSEEVARITSRRTNTERVKLFVSNMGAMPANLVVEERMPVSEVEAVEVALLKDATKPAPTKVSDDGIVRFELNVPPRSRQTVSFGFTVARSGKVSGL from the coding sequence ATGCGCACTTCCATTCTGTTGCCCCTGGTCAAGGTGACGGTCCTGGAGGACCGGGCCCTCATCGAGCGCACCGGCGAGGTGACGCTGCCTCCGGGCCCGTGCCGCCTCGCGGTGGACGGCCTGCCGGCGGTGGCCGTGGACCGCTCGCTTCAAGCGAAGCTCTCAGGTGGCGTGGTGACCCAGGCCAGCCTGCGCCGCTCGATGCGCGCGGTGCTCCCGGAGGCCCTGCGCGAACACGCCACGGAGCTGGCCCGCCGCGCCTTCGAGCGCGAGCAGGAGCTGGAGCGCGCGCAGGCGGAGGTCGGTCGCCTGGAGACGCGGCGCGACCTGCTGGAGGCCGCGCGGACCGAGGTCTTCCGCGCCATCAGCGAGCGCACCGGCGCGGGCGAGGCGGATCCGACGCGCTGGAAGGAACAGCTCGAAACGCTGCGCAAGGAGCAGGCCGCGACGGACGACACGCTCTGGCAGGCCCGGCGCTCCGCGGCGCGCCTCCAACGCCAGCATGAGCAGGAGACCCGCGAGGTGCTGGCGCGCACGGCTCCCGCCGAGCCCACGGTGGACGTGCGCGCGGAGCTGGACGTGAGCCACGCGACGGGCGGGCCGGTGACGTTGACGCTGACGTACCTGGTGCCCTGCGCCGCATGGCGGCCCGCGTATCGCGCGGCCCTGAGCCTCGCGGACGAGGGCTCGACGGTGGCGTTGGAGTGCGAGGCCGTCGTCTGGCAGAACACGGGCGAGGCCTGGAAGGACGTGACGCTGGCCTTCTCCACGGCGCGCCCCACGCTGGGTGCCACGCCCCCCAGGCTCGAGGAGGACTGGCTGTCCCTGCGGGACAAGACAGCGCGAGAGAAGCAGGTGGTGGAGGTCTCCGTCCGCGAGGAGTCCATCCAGACGACCGGCGAGGCCGGGACCTCGAAGGCCGCGGATGCGCTGCCCGGCATGGACGACGGCGGAGCGCCGGTGACGCTGTCCACGCCCCACAAGGTCACGGTGCCGTCGGACGGCGAGGCGCACCGCGTGGCGCTGTTCGCGTTCACGGCGCCCGCGACGTCGGAGCTGGTGGCCTGCCCGGAGCAGTCGCCGCTGGTGCACCGGGTGGCGCGGTTCGCCAACACGGGGCCGACGGTGCTGATGGCCGGGCCGGTGGACCTGGTGCGCTCGAAGGGCTACGTGGGCCGCGCGCAGCTCAAGTTCGCGGGCCGGGGCGAGCGCGTGAAGCTGGGCTTCGGCAGCGAGGACTCGCTGCGCGTGTCACGGCAGGCGGAGTCGAGCGAGGAGGTCGCGCGCATCACCAGCCGGCGCACGAACACGGAGCGGGTGAAGCTGTTCGTCTCCAACATGGGGGCGATGCCGGCGAACCTGGTGGTGGAGGAGCGCATGCCGGTGTCCGAGGTGGAGGCCGTGGAGGTGGCGCTGCTCAAGGACGCCACGAAGCCCGCGCCCACGAAGGTGAGCGACGACGGCATCGTGCGCTTCGAGTTGAACGTCCCGCCGCGCTCCCGGCAGACGGTGTCCTTCGGCTTCACGGTGGCCCGCTCCGGGAAGGTCTCGGGCCTGTAG
- a CDS encoding FAD-dependent monooxygenase, which produces MTPPLVAPPSSRHVLIAGAGIGGLTLACALQRAGVRATVFERAEALRQVGAGIIVQMNAALALRRIGLCDAVVAEGERPEQTLILDLAGRRISRVDVRSLQQELDAPMVAIHRARLQAVLRAHAGPEDAVRLGVSVTGFQDAEGHVTVSLSDGTTVSGDVLVGADGLRSVVRSGLRGDEPTRYSGYTSWRGVCPGAEWVTAGQMIETWGPGARFGIVPIGHGEVYWYATLNAPAGAEDAPGQTLAVLQERFAGWHAPIARLLAATPPERVLRTDIHDRPPLAHWSRGRVTLLGDAAHPMTPNLGQGGCQAIEDGVVLAECLTAPGSVEDALRAYEAIRVKRANAMVVRSHQVGRMAQWESTAARFVRDALFRRVPESAAKNQLRQLVAPLR; this is translated from the coding sequence ATGACTCCTCCCCTCGTCGCGCCTCCGTCCTCCCGCCATGTCCTCATCGCGGGCGCGGGCATTGGCGGCCTCACGCTGGCGTGCGCGCTCCAGCGGGCCGGCGTTCGCGCCACGGTGTTCGAGCGCGCGGAGGCGCTGCGGCAGGTCGGCGCGGGCATCATCGTGCAGATGAACGCGGCGCTCGCCCTGCGCAGGATCGGCCTGTGTGACGCCGTCGTGGCGGAAGGCGAGCGGCCCGAGCAGACCCTCATCCTCGACTTGGCGGGGCGACGCATCAGCCGCGTCGACGTGCGCTCGCTCCAGCAGGAGCTGGATGCCCCGATGGTCGCCATCCACCGCGCCCGCCTCCAGGCCGTCCTGCGCGCCCATGCGGGCCCCGAGGACGCCGTGCGGCTGGGCGTGTCGGTGACGGGCTTCCAGGACGCGGAGGGGCACGTCACGGTGTCGCTGTCCGACGGCACCACCGTCTCCGGCGACGTGCTGGTGGGCGCGGATGGCCTGCGCTCCGTCGTGCGCTCCGGCCTTCGGGGCGACGAGCCCACGCGGTACTCCGGCTACACCAGCTGGCGTGGCGTCTGCCCGGGCGCGGAGTGGGTCACGGCGGGCCAGATGATCGAGACGTGGGGGCCCGGGGCGCGCTTCGGCATCGTGCCCATCGGTCACGGCGAGGTGTACTGGTACGCCACGCTCAACGCCCCCGCGGGGGCGGAGGATGCTCCGGGCCAGACGCTCGCGGTCCTCCAGGAGCGTTTCGCGGGGTGGCATGCGCCCATCGCGCGACTGCTCGCGGCGACGCCTCCCGAGCGCGTCCTGCGCACGGACATCCACGACCGGCCGCCGCTGGCGCACTGGAGCCGCGGACGGGTGACGCTCCTGGGAGACGCCGCGCACCCGATGACCCCGAACCTGGGGCAGGGGGGATGTCAGGCCATCGAGGACGGCGTGGTGCTGGCGGAGTGTCTGACGGCTCCCGGGAGCGTGGAGGACGCGCTGCGCGCCTACGAGGCCATCCGGGTGAAGCGCGCCAACGCGATGGTCGTGCGCTCACACCAGGTGGGACGGATGGCCCAGTGGGAGAGCACGGCCGCTCGCTTTGTCCGCGATGCGCTCTTCCGGCGTGTCCCGGAGTCCGCCGCGAAGAACCAGCTCCGCCAGCTGGTGGCGCCCTTGCGCTGA